One region of Streptomyces davaonensis JCM 4913 genomic DNA includes:
- a CDS encoding PadR family transcriptional regulator, with product MLELAILGFLYDAPLHGYELRKRITALTGHVRPIAESTLYPAIKRLEKAGLLERATEPGAVAAPRHVLTLTEEGRTELRRRLAEPVQRDITDENRWFTVLAFLRHLDDRAAQTAVLRRRLAFLEEPASFFYDGDRPLRAEEFEDPFRRGILTIARATSRAELGWLRETIAALGG from the coding sequence ATGCTGGAGCTCGCCATCCTCGGTTTCCTCTACGACGCCCCCCTGCACGGCTATGAGCTGCGCAAGCGCATCACCGCACTCACCGGGCACGTCCGCCCGATCGCGGAGAGCACGCTCTATCCGGCGATCAAGCGCCTCGAGAAGGCCGGCCTGCTGGAACGCGCCACGGAGCCCGGCGCGGTCGCGGCCCCTCGCCATGTCCTCACGCTCACCGAGGAGGGCAGGACGGAACTGCGGCGGCGGCTCGCCGAGCCGGTCCAGCGCGACATCACCGACGAGAACCGCTGGTTCACGGTGCTGGCCTTCCTTCGGCACCTGGACGACCGGGCCGCCCAGACGGCAGTACTGCGCCGCCGCCTCGCGTTCCTGGAGGAGCCCGCCAGCTTCTTCTACGACGGCGACCGGCCGCTGCGCGCCGAGGAGTTCGAGGACCCCTTCCGGCGCGGCATCCTCACCATCGCGCGCGCCACCTCGCGGGCCGAGCTCGGCTGGCTGCGGGAGACGATCGCCGCGCTCGGAGGCTGA
- a CDS encoding DEAD/DEAH box helicase, whose translation MAAQTVPPATPSEIFELTHCCAVFVPGDPARTGRIAFWHPDTDTAPLVAAGSAEHLTVVVPGDDGVERVSVPAALLPVRAALPLLIRARASAEAHRAGAFWGSAAVLALQLVARGLLLPGLSPADHDAWRMGPLGAGDIERVRRLAAAMPPEAHAVPLTDAGALRLPDPEQLLRAFLDAVADTLPRTSAAPLVTGGPAYAAPEPQHLPGHRAWAADVAAGHDAGVRLSLRIEVPGLADVTAQDAAPVLRAVLQVHSVSDQALVSDAAQVWAGASAFGPRARMDALLALRRAARAWPPLAPLLSATAPDAVELADEEVTELLSTGARALAGAGVEVHWPRELARDLTARAVVGPPDDEQGPADLASDTPSFLSADALLSFDWRFALGEQQLTREDLDRLAEANRPLVRLRDQWVLIDPEEVRRAHGQQDRKLTPVDALSAALTGSTEVDGRRVEVRPTGWLAALRERLADPETQEPVPQPAALAATLRDYQRRGLNWLARMTSLGLGCCLADDMGLGKTITLIALHLHRQTDDSSAGPTLVVCPTSLMGNWQREIEKFAPGTPVRRFHGSRRDLEGLADGEFVLTTYGTMRLDARRLGEVRWGMVVADEAQHVKNPYSATARELRSIGARARVALTGTPVENNLSELWAILDWTTPGLLGRLVTFRTRYAQSIEGGQDPAAAERLARLVRPFLLRRRKSDPGIAPELPPKTETDRAVSLSKEQAGLYEAVVRETLAEIAGADSMARRGLIVKLLTGLKQICNHPAQYLKEERPRIAGRSGKLELLDELLDTILSEGAGVLVFTQYVRMGRLVERHLAARGINSQFLHGGTPIAERERLVRRFQDGEVPVFLLSLKAAGTGLNLTRAEHVVHYDRWWNPAVEAQATDRAYRIGQTRPVQVHRLIAEGTIEDRIADMLSRKKELADAVLGSGEAALTELTDAELADLVELRGGAR comes from the coding sequence ATCGCTGCGCAGACGGTCCCCCCGGCAACCCCCTCCGAGATCTTCGAACTGACCCATTGCTGTGCCGTGTTCGTGCCCGGCGATCCGGCACGCACCGGCAGGATCGCCTTCTGGCACCCCGACACCGACACCGCTCCCCTCGTCGCGGCGGGGTCGGCCGAGCACCTGACCGTGGTCGTACCCGGCGACGACGGCGTCGAGCGCGTGAGCGTCCCGGCCGCACTGCTGCCCGTGCGCGCAGCGCTGCCGCTCCTGATCCGCGCGCGTGCCTCCGCGGAAGCTCATCGAGCGGGCGCCTTCTGGGGCTCGGCGGCGGTGCTGGCGCTGCAACTCGTCGCACGGGGACTGCTGTTGCCCGGCCTGTCACCGGCGGACCACGACGCCTGGCGCATGGGCCCCCTCGGCGCCGGGGACATCGAGCGCGTGCGTCGGCTCGCCGCGGCGATGCCGCCCGAGGCGCACGCCGTACCGCTCACGGACGCCGGGGCGCTGCGGCTGCCCGACCCCGAGCAACTCCTGCGCGCCTTCCTGGACGCCGTCGCCGACACCCTCCCGCGCACATCGGCGGCCCCTCTGGTGACCGGCGGCCCCGCCTACGCCGCGCCGGAGCCGCAGCATCTGCCCGGACATCGCGCATGGGCGGCCGACGTCGCCGCCGGTCATGACGCCGGGGTCCGGCTGTCCCTGCGGATCGAGGTCCCCGGCCTGGCCGACGTCACCGCGCAGGACGCGGCGCCCGTCCTCCGCGCGGTACTTCAGGTGCACAGCGTGAGCGATCAGGCGCTCGTCTCCGACGCCGCTCAGGTCTGGGCCGGGGCCTCCGCCTTCGGTCCCCGCGCGAGGATGGACGCCCTGCTGGCACTGCGCCGCGCGGCACGCGCGTGGCCGCCGCTCGCCCCTCTGCTGTCGGCCACCGCGCCGGACGCCGTCGAACTGGCCGACGAGGAGGTCACCGAGCTGCTCTCCACCGGCGCCCGGGCCCTGGCCGGGGCAGGCGTCGAGGTGCACTGGCCCAGGGAGCTGGCCCGCGACCTCACCGCCCGCGCGGTGGTCGGGCCGCCCGACGACGAGCAGGGTCCCGCCGACCTCGCCTCCGACACGCCGTCGTTCCTGTCCGCCGACGCGCTGCTCTCCTTCGACTGGCGGTTCGCGCTGGGCGAGCAGCAACTCACCCGCGAGGACCTGGACCGCCTGGCCGAGGCGAACCGGCCCCTCGTACGGCTGCGCGACCAGTGGGTCCTGATCGATCCCGAGGAGGTGCGCCGGGCTCACGGGCAGCAGGACCGCAAACTGACGCCCGTCGACGCGCTCAGCGCCGCCCTGACGGGCTCGACCGAGGTCGACGGCCGCCGGGTCGAGGTACGGCCCACGGGGTGGCTGGCGGCCCTGCGGGAGCGCCTTGCCGACCCCGAGACACAGGAACCGGTCCCGCAGCCCGCCGCGCTCGCCGCCACCCTGCGCGACTACCAGCGGCGAGGCCTGAACTGGCTGGCCCGCATGACCTCGCTCGGCCTGGGCTGCTGCCTCGCCGACGACATGGGGCTCGGCAAGACCATCACGCTGATCGCGCTGCATCTGCACCGGCAGACCGACGACTCCTCGGCCGGTCCCACGCTGGTGGTGTGCCCGACGTCGTTGATGGGCAACTGGCAGCGCGAGATCGAGAAGTTCGCCCCCGGCACGCCCGTGCGCCGCTTCCACGGCTCCCGGCGCGACCTGGAGGGCCTCGCCGACGGGGAGTTCGTGCTCACCACCTACGGCACGATGCGCCTGGACGCGCGTCGGCTCGGCGAGGTGCGGTGGGGCATGGTGGTGGCGGACGAGGCCCAGCATGTGAAGAACCCCTATTCGGCGACCGCGCGGGAGCTGCGCTCCATCGGCGCACGCGCGCGTGTGGCGCTGACCGGCACCCCGGTGGAGAACAACCTCTCGGAGCTGTGGGCGATCCTCGACTGGACGACTCCCGGGCTGCTCGGCCGGCTCGTCACCTTCCGCACGCGGTACGCGCAGTCCATCGAGGGCGGTCAGGACCCGGCCGCCGCCGAACGGCTCGCCCGGCTGGTCCGTCCGTTCCTGCTGCGCCGCCGCAAGTCGGATCCGGGCATCGCACCCGAGCTGCCGCCGAAGACCGAGACCGACCGCGCGGTGTCGCTGTCCAAGGAGCAGGCGGGGCTGTACGAGGCGGTGGTGCGCGAGACGCTCGCGGAGATCGCCGGGGCCGACAGCATGGCGCGGCGCGGGCTGATCGTGAAGCTGTTGACGGGCCTGAAGCAGATCTGCAACCACCCGGCGCAGTACCTCAAGGAGGAGCGGCCGAGGATCGCCGGGCGCTCCGGGAAGCTGGAGCTGCTGGACGAGTTGCTGGACACGATCCTCTCCGAGGGGGCCGGAGTTCTGGTCTTCACCCAGTACGTGCGCATGGGGCGCCTCGTCGAACGCCATCTGGCGGCCCGTGGGATCAACTCGCAGTTCCTGCACGGCGGTACGCCGATCGCCGAGCGGGAGCGGCTGGTGCGCCGGTTCCAGGACGGTGAAGTGCCCGTCTTCCTGCTGTCGTTGAAGGCGGCGGGCACGGGCCTGAACCTCACGCGGGCCGAGCATGTCGTGCACTACGACCGCTGGTGGAACCCGGCCGTGGAGGCACAGGCCACGGACCGCGCGTACCGGATCGGTCAGACGCGACCCGTTCAGGTGCACCGGCTGATCGCCGAGGGAACCATCGAGGACCGTATCGCGGACATGTTGAGCCGCAAGAAGGAGCTGGCCGACGCGGTGCTCGGCTCCGGTGAGGCGGCGCTGACGGAGCTGACGGACGCGGAACTGGCCGATCTGGTGGAGCTGCGAGGGGGCGCGCGATGA
- the sigJ gene encoding RNA polymerase sigma factor SigJ — MALLMSDVDRFEAARPRLEAIAYRLLGSASEAEDAVQETFLRWQAADIERIKVAEAWLTKVLTNFCLNQLTSARARRETYVGRWLPEPLLAGDPMLGPADTAEQRESVSYAVLVLLERLSPNERAVYVLREAFDYAHREIAEILDLTEAASQQIFHRAKKHVADGKARTDIDEAAAKRIVEEFLAAATSGRTEPLVRLLTQDAVSVGDGGGKVPARAKAFEGALAVAKFLRGMFKPAEAKRAHIGGTPDIYATTANGGPAVVAVVDGRVVGIACLEVTAEGIAAVRNQVNPDKLARASRQWAAADRREPPLHTL, encoded by the coding sequence ATGGCGCTGCTCATGAGTGATGTGGACCGGTTCGAGGCCGCCAGGCCCCGGTTGGAGGCCATTGCCTACCGGCTGCTCGGTTCGGCGAGCGAGGCGGAGGACGCCGTGCAGGAGACGTTCCTGCGCTGGCAGGCGGCCGACATCGAGCGGATCAAGGTGGCCGAGGCCTGGCTGACGAAGGTCCTCACCAACTTCTGCCTCAACCAGCTCACTTCGGCACGCGCGCGGCGTGAGACGTACGTGGGCAGATGGCTTCCCGAGCCGCTGCTCGCCGGGGACCCGATGCTCGGCCCGGCCGACACCGCCGAACAGCGCGAGTCGGTGTCGTACGCCGTCCTCGTCCTGCTGGAGCGGCTGTCGCCCAACGAGCGGGCGGTGTACGTGCTGCGGGAGGCCTTCGACTACGCGCACCGCGAGATCGCCGAGATCCTGGACCTCACCGAGGCCGCCAGCCAGCAGATCTTCCACCGGGCCAAGAAACACGTCGCGGACGGCAAGGCACGCACCGACATCGACGAGGCGGCCGCCAAGAGGATCGTCGAGGAGTTCCTGGCCGCGGCGACCAGTGGCCGCACCGAGCCCCTGGTACGCCTGCTCACCCAGGACGCCGTCTCGGTCGGTGACGGCGGGGGGAAGGTCCCGGCACGCGCGAAGGCGTTCGAGGGCGCGCTCGCGGTCGCCAAGTTCCTGCGCGGCATGTTCAAGCCCGCCGAGGCCAAGCGGGCCCACATCGGGGGCACGCCGGACATCTACGCCACGACCGCCAACGGAGGGCCCGCCGTCGTGGCGGTCGTGGACGGCCGGGTCGTCGGGATCGCCTGCCTCGAGGTCACCGCGGAGGGCATCGCCGCGGTCCGCAACCAGGTCAACCCCGACAAGCTCGCCCGGGCGAGCCGGCAGTGGGCCGCCGCGGACCGCCGGGAGCCCCCGCTCCACACCCTCTGA
- a CDS encoding class I SAM-dependent methyltransferase, protein MSDDHTHVQEFFTARAADWDARFPDDGPAYAAAVADLGLREGDRVLDAGCGTGRALPPLRAAVGPSGVVVGADLTPAMLEAAVRAGRDREGQLLLADVAELPLRSESLDAVFGAGLIAHLPEPGRNLRELARVVRPGGTLALFHPIGRAALAARQGRRITPEDLRAEPNLRPLLAGSGWRMTSYVDEDARFLALAVREG, encoded by the coding sequence ATGAGCGACGACCACACACATGTGCAGGAGTTCTTCACCGCCCGCGCGGCCGACTGGGACGCCCGCTTCCCCGACGACGGCCCCGCCTACGCGGCCGCGGTCGCCGACCTCGGGCTGCGCGAGGGTGACCGGGTGCTCGACGCGGGCTGCGGCACCGGGCGGGCCCTGCCGCCCCTGCGTGCGGCCGTGGGCCCCTCGGGAGTGGTCGTCGGGGCCGATCTGACCCCGGCCATGCTGGAGGCCGCCGTACGGGCGGGACGGGACCGGGAGGGGCAGTTGCTGCTCGCCGACGTGGCCGAGCTGCCGCTGCGGTCGGAGTCGCTCGACGCGGTGTTCGGCGCGGGCCTCATCGCGCATCTGCCCGAACCCGGCCGGAACCTGCGGGAGTTGGCCCGCGTGGTGCGCCCCGGCGGCACGCTGGCGCTGTTCCACCCGATCGGCAGGGCGGCCCTCGCGGCCCGTCAAGGGCGCCGGATCACGCCGGAGGATCTGCGTGCGGAGCCCAACCTCCGCCCGCTGCTGGCCGGTTCCGGCTGGCGCATGACGTCGTACGTCGACGAGGACGCCCGCTTCCTGGCGCTCGCCGTACGGGAGGGCTGA
- a CDS encoding alpha/beta fold hydrolase, translated as MKQAEFDDKGSRIRWTETPGEEPARVYVHGLGSMSSVYHAHIAARPELAGRRSLFVDLPGHGISDRPEHYGYSLEENADALAAVLDAAGLTGAELVAHSMGGAVALVLAHRRPELVSRLVLTEANLDACPPPTAGSSGIASYEEDDFADGGHARVLEHVGPLWAATMRLADPRALHRSAVGLIRGSQPEMREILEGLTVDRVYLQGELSGELAGRQALEAAGVRVVTVPGAGHNVMFDNPDAFVAAVAGRG; from the coding sequence ATGAAACAGGCCGAGTTCGATGACAAGGGGAGCCGCATCCGGTGGACGGAGACGCCGGGTGAGGAACCCGCGCGCGTGTATGTGCACGGCCTGGGGTCGATGTCGTCCGTGTATCACGCGCACATCGCGGCCCGGCCCGAACTCGCGGGCCGCCGCAGCCTGTTCGTCGACCTGCCGGGGCACGGCATCAGTGACCGGCCCGAGCACTACGGCTACTCCCTGGAGGAGAACGCCGACGCCCTGGCCGCCGTACTGGACGCGGCGGGGCTGACCGGCGCCGAGCTGGTCGCGCACAGCATGGGCGGTGCCGTCGCCCTCGTGCTCGCGCACCGCCGCCCCGAACTGGTCTCCCGGCTGGTCCTGACGGAGGCCAACCTCGACGCCTGCCCGCCGCCCACCGCGGGCAGCAGCGGAATCGCCTCCTATGAAGAGGACGACTTCGCCGACGGCGGCCACGCGCGCGTGCTGGAGCACGTCGGACCACTGTGGGCGGCCACGATGCGCCTGGCCGACCCGCGCGCCCTGCACCGCAGCGCCGTCGGGCTCATCCGCGGATCGCAGCCCGAGATGCGCGAGATCCTGGAGGGCCTGACGGTCGACCGGGTGTATCTCCAGGGCGAACTCAGCGGTGAACTGGCGGGAAGACAGGCGCTGGAGGCGGCGGGCGTGCGCGTGGTGACGGTGCCCGGAGCCGGCCACAACGTCATGTTCGACAACCCGGACGCCTTCGTGGCCGCGGTCGCCGGGCGCGGGTGA
- a CDS encoding NAD(P)/FAD-dependent oxidoreductase, protein MKHRIVVLGAGYAGATTAGRLAKRLRREDVTITLVNAEPDLVERVRLHQLATGQDLRPRPFSEMFAGTGVELRLAKVTAVDVDAKAVTVTTADGAEELVAYDTLVYALGSGWNDQGVPGTAQHAHEVSSRPGALRLRERLAALEAGGSVVVVGGGLTGLEAATEIAEARPDLDVALADRGTLGDWLSEKGRTHLRKVIDKLGITVHEHTAVAAVESDTIRTTDGTAVPAAVTIWTTGFAVHPLARATTLDVNEQGRIVVDSTMRSVSHPDVYAVGDAALAMGPGDKPLRMSCASGVPMAWQAADTIAARLTGGKLPKGSIRYFQQCISLGRKEGLIQFVTADDQAVDRALTGRMAARYKELICKSAAWGVANPTAGLPSRRRRVERQGTESPARVEAAA, encoded by the coding sequence ATGAAGCACCGCATCGTCGTCCTCGGAGCCGGTTACGCCGGAGCCACCACGGCCGGCCGCCTCGCCAAGCGGCTGCGCCGCGAGGATGTCACCATCACCCTCGTCAACGCCGAGCCCGACCTGGTGGAGCGCGTCCGGCTGCACCAGCTCGCGACCGGCCAGGATCTCCGGCCCCGGCCGTTCAGCGAGATGTTCGCGGGCACGGGCGTGGAACTGAGGCTCGCGAAGGTCACCGCCGTGGACGTGGACGCCAAGGCGGTGACGGTCACCACCGCGGACGGCGCCGAGGAACTCGTCGCGTACGACACGCTCGTCTACGCCCTCGGCAGCGGCTGGAACGACCAGGGCGTCCCCGGCACCGCCCAACACGCCCATGAGGTCTCCAGCCGCCCCGGTGCCCTCCGCCTCCGCGAGCGCCTGGCCGCCCTGGAGGCGGGCGGAAGCGTGGTCGTGGTCGGCGGCGGTCTGACCGGCCTGGAGGCCGCGACCGAGATCGCCGAGGCCCGCCCCGACCTCGACGTCGCCCTGGCCGACCGCGGCACCCTGGGCGACTGGCTCTCCGAGAAGGGCCGCACCCACCTGCGCAAGGTGATCGACAAGCTCGGCATCACGGTCCACGAGCACACCGCGGTCGCCGCGGTGGAGTCCGACACCATCAGGACCACCGACGGTACGGCCGTCCCGGCCGCAGTCACGATCTGGACCACCGGCTTCGCCGTCCACCCCCTCGCCCGGGCGACCACCCTGGACGTCAACGAACAGGGTCGCATCGTCGTCGACTCCACCATGCGCTCGGTCTCCCACCCGGACGTGTACGCCGTGGGCGACGCCGCGTTGGCCATGGGCCCCGGTGACAAGCCGCTGCGCATGTCCTGCGCCTCGGGCGTCCCGATGGCCTGGCAGGCCGCGGACACCATCGCCGCCCGCCTCACCGGCGGCAAGCTCCCGAAGGGCTCCATCCGCTACTTCCAGCAGTGCATCTCCCTCGGCCGCAAGGAAGGCCTGATCCAGTTCGTCACCGCCGACGACCAAGCGGTCGACCGCGCCCTGACGGGCCGTATGGCCGCCCGCTACAAGGAACTGATCTGCAAGAGCGCGGCCTGGGGTGTCGCCAACCCGACCGCGGGCCTGCCGTCCCGGCGTCGGCGCGTCGAGCGGCAGGGAACCGAGAGCCCCGCGCGGGTGGAGGCGGCCGCCTGA
- a CDS encoding MHYT domain-containing protein encodes MGHLDHAALGWLTPALSYVMACIGAALGLRCTVRALAATGRSRRNWLVTAASAIGTGIWTMHFVAMLGFSVSGTDIRYDVPLTIASLLVAMAVVCAGVFAVGYSRDRTRALFLGGLTTGLGVASMHYLGMAAVRLHGQVDYDPVLVGLSVLIAVVAATAALWAALNIKSPVAVTVASLIMGAAVSSMHYTGMFAVSVRVAPGGDVLPGATAMQFIFPLAVGLGSYLFLTSAFVALSPTTGEREASASAQRPVESAAH; translated from the coding sequence ATGGGACACCTGGACCACGCAGCCCTGGGGTGGCTGACCCCCGCGCTGTCGTACGTGATGGCCTGCATCGGCGCCGCATTGGGTCTGCGCTGCACCGTCCGCGCGCTCGCCGCCACCGGCCGCTCGCGCCGCAACTGGCTCGTCACCGCCGCCTCGGCCATCGGCACCGGCATCTGGACCATGCACTTCGTGGCCATGCTGGGCTTCAGCGTCAGCGGTACCGACATCCGCTACGACGTGCCGCTCACCATCGCCAGCCTGCTCGTCGCCATGGCTGTCGTCTGCGCCGGGGTCTTCGCCGTCGGCTACAGCCGCGACCGCACCCGCGCGCTCTTCCTGGGCGGACTCACCACCGGGCTCGGCGTGGCCAGCATGCACTACCTGGGCATGGCGGCCGTGCGCCTGCACGGCCAGGTGGACTACGACCCGGTCCTCGTCGGGCTCTCGGTGCTGATCGCGGTCGTCGCCGCCACGGCGGCACTCTGGGCGGCGCTCAACATCAAGTCGCCCGTCGCCGTCACCGTCGCCTCCCTGATCATGGGCGCGGCGGTGAGCAGCATGCACTACACCGGGATGTTCGCGGTCAGCGTGCGGGTCGCACCGGGCGGCGACGTTCTGCCCGGGGCCACGGCGATGCAGTTCATCTTCCCCCTCGCCGTCGGCCTCGGGTCCTATCTCTTCCTGACCTCGGCCTTCGTCGCCCTGTCCCCGACGACGGGGGAGCGCGAGGCCTCGGCCTCCGCACAGCGGCCGGTCGAGAGCGCCGCCCACTAA
- a CDS encoding tannase/feruloyl esterase family alpha/beta hydrolase, whose translation MRLSRGVPFVATTLIAAALTWPAPAGAASAGEEHCDRQDRVRVPGAAFQQSACLADLTTTGLAGTPYTDLADQAGLTAAGTRVPSGVPGVQIDGYFPDSSRFNATHGWKHDAQFVIRLPDHWNGGLVVTGAPGTRRQYATDKAISDQVLAQGYAYAATDKGNNGSDFYLDGTRPGDAVAEWNTRTTQLTRAARKAVAQRYGHAPRRTYMTGISNGGYLTRWQLENHPELYDGGVDWEGALWTAHGPNLLTSLPTTVARMLGSARDEDLYAVGFARGSEFLWPYHEKAYWGVTQKIYRAEFDPSYAPDCPGPSAGTTAEQILAPCAEDAAYDYASRPASVHRAVARVALTGRIGKPLITLHGDLDTLLPKAADSDVYDRMVGAAGRGPLHRYYTIEGGTHVDGLYDSRPDRLRPILPCYRSAFDALVSWVDEGVRPPADRAVERPAGGGDVVNSCALSEGARP comes from the coding sequence ATGCGCTTGTCCCGAGGCGTTCCGTTCGTCGCCACCACCCTGATCGCGGCGGCGCTCACCTGGCCCGCTCCCGCCGGAGCCGCGTCGGCCGGGGAGGAACACTGCGATCGCCAGGACCGGGTACGTGTGCCCGGTGCGGCTTTCCAACAGAGCGCCTGTCTCGCGGACTTGACCACGACGGGGCTGGCCGGCACCCCGTACACCGACCTGGCCGACCAGGCGGGGCTGACGGCGGCCGGTACACGTGTGCCGTCCGGGGTGCCGGGGGTCCAGATCGACGGCTACTTCCCGGACTCCTCGCGCTTCAACGCCACCCACGGCTGGAAGCACGACGCCCAGTTCGTCATCCGCCTGCCGGACCACTGGAACGGCGGCCTGGTCGTCACGGGCGCTCCCGGCACGCGTCGGCAGTACGCGACGGACAAGGCGATCTCCGACCAGGTGCTCGCCCAGGGTTACGCGTACGCGGCGACCGACAAGGGCAACAACGGCTCCGACTTCTACCTCGACGGCACCCGGCCCGGCGACGCGGTCGCCGAGTGGAACACGCGGACCACGCAACTCACCCGCGCGGCCCGCAAGGCGGTGGCCCAGCGCTACGGACACGCCCCGCGTCGCACATACATGACCGGCATCTCCAACGGCGGCTATCTCACCCGCTGGCAGCTGGAGAACCACCCGGAGCTGTACGACGGAGGCGTGGACTGGGAGGGGGCACTGTGGACCGCTCACGGCCCCAACCTGCTGACCTCCCTGCCGACGACCGTGGCCCGCATGCTCGGCTCCGCGCGGGACGAGGATCTGTACGCGGTGGGCTTCGCGCGCGGCTCGGAGTTCCTGTGGCCGTATCACGAGAAGGCCTATTGGGGGGTCACGCAGAAGATCTACCGCGCCGAGTTCGATCCGTCGTACGCCCCGGACTGTCCCGGCCCGTCCGCCGGGACCACCGCGGAGCAGATCCTTGCGCCCTGCGCCGAGGACGCCGCCTACGACTACGCGTCCCGCCCCGCTTCCGTCCACCGCGCGGTGGCCCGAGTCGCGCTGACCGGGCGGATCGGCAAGCCGCTGATCACCCTGCACGGCGATCTGGACACGCTGCTGCCGAAGGCGGCCGACTCCGATGTGTACGACCGGATGGTCGGGGCCGCCGGACGGGGCCCGCTGCACCGCTACTACACGATCGAGGGCGGCACCCACGTGGACGGCCTCTACGACAGCCGCCCGGACCGGCTGCGGCCGATCCTGCCGTGCTACCGGTCGGCGTTCGACGCGCTGGTGTCCTGGGTGGACGAGGGTGTACGGCCGCCCGCGGACCGGGCCGTCGAGAGGCCCGCGGGCGGCGGTGACGTGGTCAACTCCTGCGCACTCTCGGAAGGGGCCCGGCCCTGA